A section of the Streptomyces sp. CG1 genome encodes:
- a CDS encoding methylated-DNA--[protein]-cysteine S-methyltransferase, which yields MNTPTVHTGHPSPLGDLLLTGSVAPSGFTLTSLSMPGQRGAPAVRAADRDDTPFAEAHRQLDAYFAGRRTRFELPLAATGSPFQRAVWQALEDIPYGTTTTYGELAARLRVPRADLRAVGRALGDNPLLLVRPCHRVIGADGSMRGYAGGVERKLWLLTHEGALQPSLV from the coding sequence ATGAACACACCCACTGTCCACACCGGCCACCCGAGCCCGCTGGGCGACCTGCTGCTGACCGGGTCGGTCGCGCCGTCCGGGTTCACGCTCACCTCGCTCAGCATGCCCGGGCAGCGTGGCGCGCCCGCTGTCCGTGCGGCGGACCGCGACGACACGCCGTTCGCCGAGGCGCACCGCCAGCTGGACGCCTACTTCGCGGGCCGCCGGACCCGGTTCGAGCTGCCGCTCGCGGCCACCGGCAGCCCGTTCCAGCGGGCGGTGTGGCAGGCCCTGGAGGACATCCCCTACGGCACGACGACCACGTACGGCGAGCTGGCCGCCCGGCTGCGCGTGCCCCGCGCCGACCTGCGCGCGGTCGGCCGGGCGCTCGGCGACAACCCCCTCCTGCTCGTACGCCCCTGTCACCGGGTGATCGGCGCGGACGGCTCGATGCGCGGGTACGCGGGCGGAGTCGAGCGCAAGCTGTGGCTGCTCACCCACGAGGGCGCGCTGCAGCCGTCCCTGGTGTGA
- a CDS encoding toxin Doc yields the protein MPSVIHIDVPWLLQRHEEVLPDQPSVDDFSALVAAVARHRVDPPRLGVDSDPAWRAAALLHTLAVLKPLPAANARFACATAVAYMFVSGVGIDPPYGALVDLARDLISGKADVYGAADRLRSWQI from the coding sequence ATGCCCTCCGTCATCCACATCGACGTCCCCTGGCTGCTCCAGCGTCACGAGGAGGTCCTGCCCGACCAGCCCTCGGTCGACGACTTCTCCGCCCTGGTCGCCGCCGTCGCCCGGCACCGCGTGGATCCGCCCCGGCTCGGCGTGGACTCCGACCCCGCCTGGCGGGCCGCCGCCCTGCTGCACACCCTCGCCGTGCTCAAGCCCCTGCCCGCCGCCAACGCCCGTTTCGCCTGCGCGACGGCCGTGGCCTACATGTTCGTCAGCGGTGTCGGCATCGACCCGCCCTACGGCGCCCTCGTCGACCTCGCCCGCGATCTGATCTCCGGCAAGGCCGATGTGTACGGCGCGGCCGACCGGCTGCGCTCCTGGCAGATCTGA
- a CDS encoding glycoside hydrolase family 2 TIM barrel-domain containing protein produces the protein MTVTRRSVLVAATATPAAGALLSVPAAPAAGAAEASAGGRRTVPLRDGWRFALANPDGITDPTGAYARAADPGYDDSAWREVAVPHDWSIEQTPTTDHGTTSGTGFLPGGLGWYRLAFTLPPACAGKRISVEFDGVYMDSHVYCNGIEAGHHPYGYTGFALDLTDLVHTDGTTPDVLAVKVRNQLPSSRWYSGSGIYREARLVITEPVHVARWGTYVTTPEVSAGRAQVRVATTVRNESGTGTDVQLLSRITGPDGRTLARTATTVAVSDQATETHELTVGKPLLWDVTTPEHRYTLHTEVRVAGRTTDTHETPFGIRTYRFDPDEGFSLNGTHTKIKGVDLHHDQGALGAAISIDAVRRQMRIMKSMGVNALRTSHNPPSPQMIQVCEELGIVMMVEAFDCWRTGKTTYDYGRFFDEWCEKDATEMVLAARNSPAVVLWSIGNEIPDSTSTAGLAMADRIIGAIKAADNTRPVVIGSNKYHGVPATGSPADRLLAKLDGLGLNYNTARSVDALHAKYPHLFLFESESSSETSTRGAYQEPERLNTGENHTPGRRETSSYDNNLASWTMSGEYGHKKDRDRRWFAGQFLWSGIDYIGEPTPYDVFPVKASFFGAVDTAGFPKDMYHLFKSQWTTEPMVHLLPMTWNHEQGDTVEVWAYANVPSVELFLNGKSLGTREFDVKRTTDGRSYLETTEATGDDKTFTDGPYPGSYTSPGGSAGKLHLTWKVPFRPGELKAVARRDGQVVATDVLRTAGAPHAVRLTADRTSLAADGRSLVFVTAEIVDARGVVVPDAGHLITFDARGGSLAGVDNGREESAERYQASTRTAFHGKALAIVRSGTRPGSLTVTARADGLLTGTVKVHTTAASEPTRTPAGVFKPDHPEPLNHPYADASYSGRPDTLPAAMLDGDPATGWSNAFAESATALLPAFSGARATDWVSVDFGRSRTFDHVAVSFTVDTTHTLPARIEAALWDGHAYVPVTGAKVDWATASDTPTVLTFDARRGSRLRLTLTSAHPGETKGAVRISRLEV, from the coding sequence ATGACGGTCACTCGCCGATCGGTTCTGGTCGCCGCCACTGCAACACCCGCGGCCGGAGCGCTGCTGAGCGTTCCCGCGGCCCCGGCCGCCGGTGCCGCCGAGGCGTCCGCCGGCGGACGCCGGACCGTACCCCTACGGGACGGCTGGCGTTTCGCCCTGGCCAACCCGGACGGCATCACCGACCCGACCGGCGCCTACGCGCGAGCGGCCGACCCCGGCTACGACGACTCCGCCTGGCGCGAGGTCGCCGTCCCGCACGACTGGAGCATCGAGCAGACCCCGACCACCGACCACGGCACCACCAGTGGCACCGGCTTCCTGCCGGGCGGCCTCGGCTGGTACCGGCTCGCCTTCACGCTCCCGCCCGCCTGCGCGGGCAAGCGCATCTCGGTCGAGTTCGACGGCGTCTACATGGACTCCCATGTCTACTGCAACGGCATCGAAGCCGGCCACCACCCCTATGGCTACACCGGCTTCGCCCTCGACCTCACGGACCTCGTGCACACCGACGGAACGACCCCCGACGTGCTCGCGGTCAAGGTGCGGAACCAACTGCCCAGCAGCCGCTGGTACTCCGGCAGCGGCATCTACCGCGAGGCCCGGCTCGTCATCACCGAACCGGTGCACGTGGCACGCTGGGGCACCTACGTCACCACCCCCGAGGTCTCGGCCGGCCGCGCCCAGGTCCGGGTGGCCACGACGGTGCGCAACGAGTCCGGCACCGGCACCGACGTACAGCTCCTGTCCAGGATCACCGGCCCCGACGGCCGCACGCTCGCCCGTACGGCCACCACGGTCGCCGTCTCCGACCAGGCCACCGAGACCCATGAACTGACCGTCGGCAAACCCCTGTTGTGGGACGTCACGACCCCGGAGCACCGCTACACCCTGCACACCGAAGTGCGTGTCGCGGGCCGTACGACGGACACCCATGAGACGCCCTTCGGCATCCGCACCTACCGCTTCGACCCCGACGAGGGCTTCTCCCTCAACGGCACCCACACCAAGATCAAGGGCGTCGACCTGCACCACGACCAGGGCGCGCTCGGCGCCGCGATCAGTATCGACGCGGTGCGCAGACAGATGCGGATCATGAAGTCGATGGGCGTCAACGCCTTGCGTACCTCCCACAACCCGCCCTCGCCGCAGATGATTCAGGTCTGCGAGGAACTGGGCATCGTGATGATGGTGGAGGCCTTTGACTGCTGGCGCACCGGCAAAACGACGTACGACTACGGCCGGTTCTTCGACGAGTGGTGCGAGAAGGACGCCACCGAGATGGTGCTGGCCGCCCGGAACTCACCGGCCGTCGTCCTGTGGTCCATCGGAAACGAGATCCCGGACTCCACCTCCACGGCCGGGCTCGCCATGGCCGACCGGATCATCGGCGCGATCAAGGCCGCCGACAACACCCGCCCGGTCGTGATCGGTTCGAACAAGTACCACGGCGTGCCCGCCACCGGTTCCCCGGCCGACCGCCTGCTCGCCAAGCTCGACGGCCTCGGCCTGAACTACAACACGGCCAGATCCGTCGACGCGCTGCACGCCAAGTACCCCCACCTGTTCCTCTTCGAGTCCGAGTCCTCCTCGGAGACCTCGACCCGGGGCGCGTACCAGGAGCCGGAACGCCTCAACACGGGCGAGAACCACACCCCCGGCAGGCGGGAGACCTCCTCCTACGACAACAACCTCGCCTCCTGGACGATGAGCGGCGAGTACGGGCACAAGAAGGACCGGGACCGCAGGTGGTTCGCGGGGCAGTTCCTGTGGTCCGGCATCGACTACATCGGAGAGCCCACCCCGTACGACGTCTTCCCGGTCAAGGCGTCCTTCTTCGGCGCGGTCGACACGGCCGGCTTCCCGAAGGACATGTACCACCTCTTCAAGAGCCAGTGGACGACCGAGCCGATGGTCCATCTGCTGCCGATGACCTGGAACCACGAGCAGGGCGACACGGTCGAGGTCTGGGCCTACGCGAACGTGCCGTCGGTGGAGCTGTTCCTCAACGGAAAGTCCCTCGGGACACGGGAGTTCGACGTCAAGCGGACCACCGACGGACGGAGCTACCTGGAGACCACCGAGGCCACCGGCGACGACAAGACCTTCACCGACGGCCCCTACCCGGGCAGCTACACCAGCCCCGGCGGCAGCGCGGGCAAGCTGCATCTGACCTGGAAGGTGCCGTTCCGGCCGGGCGAGTTGAAGGCGGTGGCCCGGCGGGACGGCCAGGTGGTCGCCACCGACGTACTGCGCACCGCCGGAGCCCCGCACGCCGTACGCCTCACCGCCGACCGCACGTCGCTCGCCGCGGACGGCCGCTCCCTGGTGTTCGTCACTGCCGAGATCGTCGACGCGCGGGGCGTGGTGGTGCCCGACGCCGGGCACCTGATCACCTTCGACGCCCGCGGCGGCTCGCTGGCCGGGGTCGACAACGGCCGCGAGGAGAGCGCCGAGCGCTACCAGGCGAGCACCCGCACGGCGTTCCACGGCAAGGCCCTCGCCATCGTCCGCTCCGGCACGCGGCCGGGCTCGCTGACGGTCACCGCACGGGCGGACGGTCTGCTCACCGGCACGGTGAAGGTGCACACCACCGCGGCGAGCGAGCCGACGCGCACCCCGGCGGGGGTCTTCAAGCCCGACCACCCGGAACCACTGAACCACCCCTACGCGGACGCCAGTTACTCCGGACGCCCGGACACCCTGCCCGCCGCCATGCTCGACGGCGACCCGGCCACCGGCTGGTCCAACGCCTTCGCTGAGTCGGCCACCGCGCTGCTGCCCGCGTTCAGCGGGGCGCGCGCGACGGACTGGGTGTCGGTCGACTTCGGACGCAGCCGCACCTTCGACCACGTGGCCGTCTCCTTCACCGTGGACACCACCCATACCCTCCCCGCGCGGATCGAGGCGGCGCTCTGGGACGGCCACGCCTATGTGCCGGTGACGGGCGCGAAGGTGGACTGGGCCACGGCCTCGGACACCCCGACCGTGCTCACCTTCGACGCCCGGCGCGGCTCCCGGCTCCGCCTGACCCTGACGAGCGCCCACCCGGGGGAGACGAAGGGGGCGGTGCGGATCAGCCGGCTGGAGGTGTGA